A window of the Candida orthopsilosis Co 90-125, chromosome 1 draft sequence genome harbors these coding sequences:
- a CDS encoding Fgr41 GPI-anchored protein encodes MKFNKFLASLASFSLLTQTIAAPAKRGDGDDDDDVVVVTLQTTVSDVHTNTHIVNAPTSTYTNYIVSASTTTVTHYTATVTSTIWGTAHTYTTVATTPISAADVSPISENEVQSSTTEQQQQQQQQQQTSPSASSSTDAATAQQDTVNAATPSSSSGQATSSSTETSATPGAGSSTQLVQPSSTELFTEETADSSSDGPTITATDIPTSTDSWIIENVTTVTSDGVCYVNYDYYYDGETDAEETVTSTSTYYTTITAN; translated from the coding sequence ATGaagttcaacaaattcctTGCAAGTTTGgcatcattttctttactAACGCAAACAATTGCAGCTCCAGCAAAAAGGGGTGATGGagatgatgacgatgatgtGGTTGTTGTGACGCTTCAAACAACCGTGCTGGATGTGCATACCAATACCCATATTGTTAATGCCCCTACTTCAACATACACTAACTACATTGTGAGTGCTAGCACTACAACGGTGACTCATTATACCGCCACTGTCACATCCACAATATGGGGTACAGCTCATACATACACCACTGTTGCTACTACACCAATTTCGGCTGCTGATGTTTCACCAATTAGTGAGAATGAAGttcaatcatcaacaacagagcaacagcagcagcagcagcaacaacaacagacACTGCCTAGTGCTTCGCTGTCAACAGATGCAGCTACCGCACAGCAAGATACAGTTAATGCCGCTACACCATCATCAAGTTCAGGACAAGCTACTTCTTCCTCAACTGAAACATCTGCTACCCCTGGTGCTGGATCCTCAACACAATTGGTTCAACCATCAAGCACTGAATTGTTTACAGAGGAAACTGCAGACTCACTGTCTGATGGTCCAACCATTACCGCTACCGATATCCCCACTAGTACCGATTCTTGGATTATTGAAAACGTAACCACTGTTACATCCGATGGTGTTTGCTACGTTAATTATGATTACTACTACGATGGCGAGACTGATGCCGAGGAAACGGTGACACTGACCTCAACATACTATACTACTATCACCGCCAATTAG
- a CDS encoding Cbk1 Ser/Thr kinase (Ser/Thr kinase of cell wall integrity pathway), translated as MNFDQLTEEQKQQLYLQHLQQQQQQQQQQQQQQQQQQQQQQQQQQQQQQLQQQQYANQYSAPQREVYQSLNHGQANQGDDSFMDEDTTELVEEVPVQFDTHSPIRGQQQPNNQPQGLLNTLSPQTNTMSSPRFTQSDKFDQGYSSHFGYNGKGVQFSSIDSMNYQPPVNNFTQLNNMSNTNLSEISNGNHSSHSNLASSHELSSPPETPVTSAAWSQQGQAPQPAQAPIQLAPQASQSPVRAQQQSTANFTPPPSSGARSLNPSGNTASNYVHFNRQPHLLPSEIQDRGKAVKLKMENFYTMAVNHAIERNQRRMQMEQKLIEEGAGVSEERKNRHIQNYSKKEKQFLRLRRTKLCLEDFETIKVIGKGAFGEVRLVQKKDNGHIYAMKTLLKSEMYKKDQLAHVRAERDVLANSDSPWVVSLFYSFQDSQYLYLIMEYLPGGDLMTMLIRWQIFTEDITRFYMAECVLALEAIHKLGFIHRDIKPDNILIDRRGHIKLSDFGLSTGFHKTHDSNYYKKLLEENPSQPPLPANQLTSNNNGRNSMMVDAIHLTMSNRQQMQTWRKSRRLMAYSTVGTPDYIAPEIFVHQGYGQECDWWSLGAIMFECLVGWPPFCAETPHETYRKIINWQETLQIPDDVHLSPEAEDLIKRLCTSAEQRLGRYGGADEIKQHPFFRGVDWDTIRKVDAPFIPKLRSITDTRFFPTDELENVPDNPILTKAMEQRELDAKNGGRKNPKEDLPFIGYTYSRFDYLTRKNAL; from the coding sequence ATGaactttgatcaattgacaGAGGAACAGAAGCAGCAGCTTTACCTACAGcatttacaacaacaacaacaacaacagcaacaacaacaacaacagcaacagcaacagcaacagcaacagcaacaacaacagcaacaacaacagcaactacaacaacaacaatatgcAAATCAGTACTCAGCACCACAGAGAGAGGTATACCAGCTGCTAAATCACGGACAAGCAAATCAAGGTGACGATAGCTTTATGGATGAAGACACAACTGAGTTAGTTGAAGAAGTCCCGGTACAGTTTGATACCCATTCACCAATTAGAGGACAACAGCAACCGAATAATCAACCACAGGGGTTATTGAACACTTTGTCTCCACAAACGAACACTATGTCATCACCTCGTTTTACACAGCTGGACAAGTTCGATCAAGGGTATTCGTCTCACTTTGGATACAACGGTAAAGGTGTTCAGTTTAGCTCAATAGACTCTATGAACTATCAGCCACCAGTGAATAATTTCACTCAGTTGAATAACATGTCTAATACTAATTTATCGGAGATCAGTAATGGTAATCATTCGTCACATCTGAATTTAGCTAGCTCACATGAGTTGAGTTCGCCACCAGAGACACCAGTCACGTCAGCTGCTTGGTCACAACAAGGACAGGCCCCGCAACCAGCTCAGGCCCCTATTCAACTTGCACCACAAGCTCTGCAATCACCAGTACGAGCACAGCAACAACTGACTGCTAACTTTACACCTCCACCAAGTAGTGGTGCCCGCAGCTTGAACCCATCTGGTAATACAGCTTCAAACTACGTTCATTTCAATAGGCAGCCACACCTTTTACCAAGCGAGATTCAAGATCGTGGTAAGGCagtgaagttgaagatggaGAATTTCTACACCATGGCGGTCAATCATGCCATTgaaagaaatcaaagaagaaTGCAAATGGAgcagaaattgattgaagaaggtgCAGGAGTTTCTGAAGAACGAAAGAATCGTCATATACAAAACTATagcaaaaaagaaaagcagTTCTTACGTTTAAGAAGAACCAAGTTATGTTTggaagattttgaaacgATTAAAGTGATCGGTAAAGGTGCATTTGGTGAAGTGAGATTAGTACAAAAGAAGGATAACGGTCATATTTATGCTATGaagacattgttgaagtCGGAAATGTACAAAAAGGATCAATTGGCGCATGTTCGTGCAGAAAGAGATGTATTGGCCAATAGTGATTCACCATGGGTTGTGTCATTATTCTATTCTTTCCAAGATTCACAATACCTTTACTTAATTATGGAGTATTTACCTGGAGGTGATTTGATGACAATGTTGATTAGATGGCAAATTTTCACAGAAGATATTACTCGATTCTATATGGCCGAATGTGTGTTGGCATTGGAAGCTATTCACAAGTTGGGTTTTATTCATCGTGATATTAAACCGGATAacattttgattgatagACGCGGACATATCAAACTAAGTGATTTCGGATTATCAACAGGGTTCCACAAGACTCATGATTCGAATTATTATAAGAAGTTGCTTGAAGAGAATCCTAGTCAACCGCCATTACCAGCTAATCAATTAACTAGTAACAACAATGGACGTAATTCAATGATGGTGGACGCTATCCACTTGACCATGTCAAACAGACAACAAATGCAAACATGGAGAAAATCACGAAGATTAATGGCTTATTCCACTGTGGGTACTCCTGATTATATTGCTCCTGAAATTTTTGTCCACCAAGGATATGGACAAGAATGTGATTGGTGGTCGTTAGGAGCAATCATGTTTGAATGTTTAGTTGGATGGCCTCCATTTTGTGCGGAAACCCCTCATGAAACATATCGtaaaattatcaattggcAAGAAACTTTGCAAATACCCGATGATGTTCATCTTTCACCAGAAGCCGAAGATTTAATTAAACGATTATGTACATCAGCTGAACAAAGATTAGGTCGATATGGAGGAGCAGATGAGATTAAACAACATCCATTTTTCCGTGGTGTTGATTGGGATACTATACGAAAAGTTGATGCACCTTTTATTCCTAAATTGCGATCGATTACTGATACGAGATTTTTCCCAACTGAcgaattggaaaatgtcCCTGATAATCCAATCTTGACTAAAGCTATGGAACAGAGAGAGTTGGATGCCAAAAATGGTGGTAGAAAGAATCCTAAGGAGGATTTGCCATTTATTGGATACACTTattcaagatttgattatttgaCAAGGAAAAATGCATTATAG